In Rhododendron vialii isolate Sample 1 chromosome 9a, ASM3025357v1, the following are encoded in one genomic region:
- the LOC131302070 gene encoding uncharacterized protein LOC131302070 — MSNQSQGEVDAANVMASAMKAAEDLYNIRDTYFPSNPDDKISRLQAHSDLALNLLDSIPSEQRKLPMQRATYEYLRGKILDVFPEYRKEAEDHLSKAVKLSPSLADAWLCLGNCIWKKGDLPSAKNCFTLALSKGPNKKILSQLSMLERRMAQGAENQAEIVEESIKHAKEAIMLDVKDGNSWYNLGNACLTCFFVTGAWDHSKLLQSLKAYQNAEKDESMNSNPDLYFNCATVNKYLENYERALSGFEAAASRDPGLNSTEEVRKIVNLLDKLESLLRGQTKAKRLNSLASSLAAVNLNPSYRKATVGILSDGLNKKVAIIGKVLFFVKHENVAPLYYLVCDSDQSCYVLSVYGIRDEAIKEGDQLTLLEPNYHDVDFSWNRKAYRFNSVRVDFLEQVIVNGKAISSTQAVRTAILAQHKP, encoded by the exons ATGAGCAATCAGAGCCAAGGCGAAGTCGACGCAGCAAACGTAATGGCTTCGGCCATGAAAGCTGCGGAAGATCTGTACAACATTCGCGACACCTATTTCCCATCAAATCCAGATGACAAAATCTCCCGTCTCCAAGCCCACTCAGATCTCGCTCTCAACCTCCTCGATTCCATTCCTTCAG AGCAAAGGAAATTACCTATGCAACGTGCAACGTATGAATATTTGAGAGGAAAGATATTGGATGTGTTTCCTGAATATAGGAAAGAAGCAGAAGATCATCTCTCAAAAGCt GTAAAGTTGAGTCCGTCTCTTGCAGATGCTTGGCTATGCTTGGGTAACTGCATTTGGAAGAAGGGAGATCTACCTTCAGCAAAGAACTGCTTTACACTTGCACTAAGCAAG GGTCCAAATAAAAAGATACTTAGTCAATTATCAATGCTCGAAAGAAGAATGGCTCAAG GTGCTGAAAATCAGGCAGAGATTGTCGAGGAGAGCATCAAACATGCAAAGGAAGCTATAATGCTGGATGTGAAGGATGGAAACTCTTGGT ACAACCTAGGAAATGCCTGCCTCACATGTTTTTTTGTGACTGGAGCATGGGATCACAGCAAACTTCTGCAATCTTTAAAAGCATACCAAAATGCT GAGAAAGACGAGAGCATGAATTCCAATCCCGATCTCTATTTCAATTGTGCCACA GTAAACAAATATCTAGAGAACTATGAGAGGGCTCTCAGTGGATTCGAAGCTGCTGCCTCAAGGGATCCTGGTCTCAATTCTACTGAGGAGGTTCGCAAGATAGTCAACCTTCTAGACAAGTTGGAGTCTTTGTTGAGG GGACAAACTAAAGCAAAACGACTTAATTCTTTGGCATCATCTCTGGCTGCAGTTAACT TGAACCCTTCATACAGAAAAGCCACTGTAGGCATTCTCTCGGACGGCCTGAATAAAAAAGTTGCAATTATTGGGAAGGTGTTGTTCTTTGTTAAGCATGAGAATGTGGCTCCTTT ATACTACTTGGTTTGTGATTCAGATCAAAGTTGCTATGTTCTCTCGGTCTATGGGATACGCGATGAGGCG ATTAAAGAAGGAGATCAGCTCACATTGTTGGAGCCTAATTACCATGATGTTGATTTTTCTTGGAACAGGAAG GCGTACAGGTTCAATTCAGTCCGTGTGGATTTCTTGGAACAAGTTATTGTGAATGGGAAAGCTATATCTTCTACCCAAGCAGTTCGGACAGCAATTCTTGCTCAACATAAACCTTGA
- the LOC131302071 gene encoding vacuolar-sorting protein BRO1, with the protein MAAPPSSSSSAANIMLAVYEKKPTSVDLYRPLRNYVVYNYSEREAQSLDDDLQTLKSMRADLERSPAASAPDSLSSRRDLLQRYYRALSAVESRFPISPDKDHVNSLTFVWHDAFKNKLKASQQNVHLEKAAVLFNLGAVYSQIGLTFDRAGGSIEGRKQASHAFIAAAGAFAFLRDNESTKAAMGGSATVDLSVECAGMLERLMLAQAQECVFENTIAKGSTPGVCAKISRQVGIYYEEALAALSVAPLKEHFDKNWFSHVQLKAALFYAEACYRCSLELHEKEEIAEEIARLKSGVNALSEVKKSSSKGAAQQLLDAINKLEGNLNRNLERAMKENDRVYLMRVPPASSLPPLPAFSLVKSMPMAEILDASKEKMFTSLVPDSSAKALSRYTEMVDEIIRTQAEKLQQGSELARVRLKEMDLPDSILALEGNFTLPTTLKEDVEAVQICGGPAGLEAELQQLRDLRRVNQELLVQTEELLQKEATEDAQFRSQFGTRWTRPQSSTLTKNLQDRLNRFAANLKQAADSDARIERSVRDHSALMSILDRRPIESALPTLARPIMSLDANEDAIVGSLKQSLRHLETLGAQRAGLEDMLKEMKRKDDILPKLMASTGSYEDLFRKEITKYDHICEEIAQNIEAQEQLLLQIQAQNDEFAAIFNLEDYKASREKSYKQIEAAIAKYQEIKENVNEGLKFYVTLQDAITNIKQQCSDFVMTRSIQCRDMIEDVQRQMANFGFQDKNAAGAYNYPSGGPPHHQIPRSSSQQQVSPGNMAQPPRPQTSYYNQHTEQPTMPGGYAHHPSPYGTTPQQQPPPPYHAAAPGGGPPYPAPPQPQQQPPVSHEYGQPAYPGQPAYPGWRGPYYNAPAQQPATHPRPPYTIPSPSPYPPPHQSGYYKQ; encoded by the exons ATGGCCGCTCCTCCGTCCTCCTCCTCGTCGGCCGCCAACATCATGCTAGCCGTCTACGAGAAGAAACCGACCTCCGTCGACCTCTACCGCCCCCTCCGGAACTACGTCGTCTACAACTACTCCGAGCGGGAGGCCCAGAGCCTCGACGACGACCTACAAACCCTGAAATCAATGCGAGCCGACCTCGAGCGCTCCCCCGCCGCCTCCGCCCCCGACTCCCTCTCCTCCCGCCGCGACCTCCTCCAGCGGTACTACCGCGCCCTCTCCGCCGTCGAGTCCCGCTTCCCGATCTCCCCCGACAAGGACCACGTCAACTCCCTCACCTTCGTGTGGCACGACGCCTTTAAGAACAAGCTCAAGGCCTCGCAGCAGAACGTACACCTCGAGAAGGCCGCCGTGCTGTTCAATTTAGGCGCGGTGTACAGCCAGATAGGGCTGACGTTCGACCGGGCGGGTGGCTCGATCGAGGGGAGGAAGCAGGCTTCGCACGCGTTTATCGCGGCTGCGGGGGCGTTTGCGTTTTTGAGGGATAACGAGTCGACCAAGGCGGCGATGGGGGGTTCCGCGACTGTGGATTTGTCGGTGGAGTGTGCGGGGATGCTGGAGAGGCTTATGCTGGCACAAGCACAGGAGTGTGTTTTTGAAAATACCATTGCTAAGGGGAGTACTCCTGGGGTTTGTGCTAAAATCTCCAGACAG GTTGGGATCTACTATGAGGAAGCTTTAGCAGCGCTAAGTGTTGCACCTCTGAAAGAACATTTTGACAAGAACTGGTTCTCTCATGTTCAACTGAAGGCAGCCTTGTTTTATGCTGAGGCTTGCTATAGGTGTAGTTTGGAGCTGCATGAGAAAGAGGAAATTGCTGAGGAAATTGCTCGGTTGAAGAGTGGGGTTAATGCCTTGTCTGAGGTAAAGAAATCATCGTCAAAAGGTGCTGCACAGCAGCTTTTGGATGCAATTAATAAGTTGGAAGGGAATCTAAACCGCAACCTTGAAAGGGCTATGAAGGAGAATGATAGAGTTTACCTCATGAGGGTTCCTCCCGCCAGTTCTTTACCTCCTCTTCCAGCATTTTCTTTGGTTAAGTCTATGCCAATGGCTGAGATACTGGATGCAAGCAAGGAGAAAATGTTTACAAGTCTTGTTCCCGACAGCAGCGCAAAAGCTCTTTCTAGATACACTGAAATGGTTGATGAGATCATCCGAACACAAGCTGAAAAATTGCAACAGGGGAGTGAACTTGCCCGAGTGAGGCTCAAAGAAATGGACTTGCCTGATTCTATTCTTGCTTTAGAAGGGAATTTCACCCTGCCTACAACTCTCAAAGAAGATGTGGAGGCGGTTCAAATTTGCGGTGGTCCAGCTGGGTTGGAAGCCGAGCTACAGCAACTTAGAGATTTGAGGAGGGTAAATCAGGAATTGCTTGTTCAAACTGAGGAGCTCTTGCAGAAAGAAGCAACAGAAGATGCACAGTTTAGAAGCCAATTTGGCACGCGGTGGACTAGGCCTCAGTCAAGTACTCTAACAAAGAACTTGCAAGATAGGTTAAATAGATTTGCAGCAAATCTGAAGCAAGCTGCAGACAGTGATGCCCGGATTGAGCGTTCAGTGAGGGATCATTCAGCACTCATGTCAATCCTTGACCGGCGCCCG ATAGAATCAGCCCTTCCTACACTGGCAAGACCTATTATGTCCTTGGATGCCAATGAAGATGCCATTGTGGGGTCCCTCAAGCAGAGTTTG AGGCACTTGGAGACTCTTGGTGCTCAACGTGCAGGGCTTGAAGACATGCTCAAAGAGATGAAGAGGAAG GATGATATTTTGCCGAAATTGATGGCATCAACTGGCTCGTATGAGGATCTTTTTAGGAAGGAAATAACGAAGTATGATCACATCTGCGAAGAAATTGCCCAGAATATTGAGGCACAAGAGCAACTGTTGCTACAAATTCAG GCTCAAAATGATGAGTTCGCTGCCATCTTCAATCTTGAAGATTATAAAG CATCTCGTGAGAAGAGCTACAAGCAAATTGAAGCTGCCATAGCGAAGTATCAGGAAATTAAAGAAAACGTTAATGAGGGATTGAAATTTTATGTTACTCTTCAG GATGCTATCACAAACATAAAACAGCAGTGCAGCGATTTTGTAATGACCCGAAGCATTCAATGCCGAGATATGATCGAAGATGTACAGAGACAGATGGCAAATTTTGGTTTCCAGGACAAGAATGCAGCAGGTGCTTACAACTACCCGTCTGGCGGACCACCTCATCATCAAATTCCAAGATCCTCTTCTCAGCAACAAGTAAGTCCTGGGAACATGGCCCAACCTCCACGTCCTCAGACATCTTATTATAACCAGCATACTGAGCAGCCAACAATGCCCGGGGGTTACGCCCACCACCCTTCTCCTTATGGCACCACGCCCCAGCAGCAACCTCCTCCTCCATACCACGCAGCAGCTCCAGGTGGTGGCCCACCGTACCCAGCACCACCACAACCCCAACAGCAGCCACCAGTAAGCCACGAGTATGGCCAACCGGCATATCCTGGCCAACCGGCATATCCTGGGTGGCGTGGTCCATATTACAATGCACCAGCCCAGCAACCTGCAACTCATCCTCGGCCTCCTTACACCattccatctccatctccatatCCTCCTCCTCACCAGAGTGGCTATTATAAGCAATAG